The sequence CCCAGCAATACAGCATCTCTTCTAAAGTACCAGGCCGAATAGACCAAGTCTTTGTACGTAAAGGCGATTCTGTAGAGAAAGGCGAATTGATCTTCTCTCTTCTTAGCCCTGAAATTGATGCGAAGCTAGAACAAGCAAAAGCAGGACAGAAAGCCGCAGGTGCATTGGCTAAAGAAGCCGAGAATGGCGCGCGTAGTCAACAGATCCAAGCCGCTAAAGACCAATGGTTGAAAGCCAAAGCTGCCGCTGACCTCATGAACAAAACCTACCAACGCGTCAATAACCTTTACAACGACGGTGTGGTTGCCGAGCAAAAACGTGACGAAGCCAAAACACAGTGGCAAGCAGCGAAATACACAGAAAGTGCCGCTTTCCAAATGTACCAATTAGCACAAGAAGGCGCTCGTGATGAAACCAAAGTCGCAGCGGCTCAAAAAGCATTGATGGCAGCCGGTGCCGTGGCAGAAGTAGAAGCGTACGCAAAAGACACTCAGATCCACAGCTGGTTTAGCGGTGAAGTGGCTCAAGTGTTACTGAGCAGCGGTGAGTTAGCCCCACAAGGCTTCCCTGTTGTCACTGTTATCGATACTCAAGACGCATGGGCGGTACTCAACGTTCGCGAAGATATGTTAAAGCATTTCGAGAAAGGCACGCAATTTGAAGCCTACCTCCCTGCTCTAGACAAATCACTGATCTTTAAAGTCACTCATATTGCCGTCATGGGTGATTTTGCGACTTGGCGTTCAACAGATGCAGCACAAGGCTTTGACTTACGTACATTCGAAGTAGAAGCACGCCCTGTCGATACTGACGAAACATTGCGCATGGGTATGAGCCTTGTGGTTGAGCTTTAGGTGACTTATGTCTGCTAACTTTCAACCTAGAGACTCGCAATCTAGAGACTTGCAATCTAAAGTCTCGCAATCACCTGAGCATCATAGAGTGAAGAGTGCCTTGCTTAGGCAGTGGGCGATTGTCCGCAAAGACAAGTGGTTGTTGTCGTGCCTAACTTGGATTCCCTTGCTTCTTGCTGCCAGTATTTGGTTAATTTTTTCACAAGGCATCGCCCGTGATTTACCTGTTGCGGTAGTTGACCTTGAACATAGCCAAATTTCGCAACAGTTCACGCGTTTAGTTGATGCTTCACCGACGCTGCAAGTGAGCCAGAAATACAGTTCGGCGAGCGAAGCCGCTAAGGCAATGATTGAACGCGATATCTACGGCTATGTCGTCATCCCTAGACACTTTGACCGAGATATTTACCTAGGGTTAAACCCGCAAGTTTCCGTGTTCTATAACAGTCAATTTATCTTAATCGGCAAACTGGTGAACTCGGCTCTGTTGCAGGCTCAAGGCACGTTTAACGCGCAACTCGAAGTGGTTAAACAGCTTTCACACGGTGATACCACAGTGCAATCGGCATTGGGGCAAGCGGTCACGGTGCAAAGCCAGATCACGCCATTGTTTAATAAGAACACCAGTTATGCGCAGTTCTTGGTATCAGCCGTTATTCCTGCTTTATGGCAGATCATGATTGTGGTCGGTACGATCTTAGTATTGACTGCAAACGTACGAGCTCGCGGTTTGAAAGCGTGGTTATCGAACTCTCCTATCAAGTCACTGACATCAACATTAACGCCTTATGTTGCACTATTTTTGGCGTTTGGTGTTGCCTTTAGTTTTTGGTTCTATGGCCTATTAGATTGGCCATTCAATGGTAGCTTTACGGCACTGACTATCGCCCAGCTGCTCACTGTCATCAGTTGCATCATCATGGGTTGTTTGTTTTTCTTCTTAACGCTTGACCCAGCTAGAGCCATGAGTTTCGCGGGTGCTTTCACCGCGCCAAGTTTCGCTTTCATGGGAATCACCTTCCCAGTAACCGACATGAACACGGCGGCTCAAGTTTGGAGAAGCTTACTGCCAGTGAGCCACTACATTGAAGTACAGACAGCACAATCCAGCTATGGCGTGAGTGCCGCACACTCGCTAATCAGCCTCTCCTCTATGTTGTGGTACGCAGTTCCTGCTTTCGTGGTGATGTTGTTGATTAAGAAGCACTTGGCGCAAGCAGATCTATCTGCACAAGCGGCTCTATCTGCAAAAGCAGCTATTTCAGCA is a genomic window of Vibrio sp. FE10 containing:
- a CDS encoding ABC transporter permease codes for the protein MSANFQPRDSQSRDLQSKVSQSPEHHRVKSALLRQWAIVRKDKWLLSCLTWIPLLLAASIWLIFSQGIARDLPVAVVDLEHSQISQQFTRLVDASPTLQVSQKYSSASEAAKAMIERDIYGYVVIPRHFDRDIYLGLNPQVSVFYNSQFILIGKLVNSALLQAQGTFNAQLEVVKQLSHGDTTVQSALGQAVTVQSQITPLFNKNTSYAQFLVSAVIPALWQIMIVVGTILVLTANVRARGLKAWLSNSPIKSLTSTLTPYVALFLAFGVAFSFWFYGLLDWPFNGSFTALTIAQLLTVISCIIMGCLFFFLTLDPARAMSFAGAFTAPSFAFMGITFPVTDMNTAAQVWRSLLPVSHYIEVQTAQSSYGVSAAHSLISLSSMLWYAVPAFVVMLLIKKHLAQADLSAQAALSAKAAISAKAALSAKTTPSTQPEASEQQGVKQ
- a CDS encoding HlyD family secretion protein, with amino-acid sequence MKPIKPLLLSLVGIGIIGWVGYSFYQAYQPQPVKLQGQIDAQQYSISSKVPGRIDQVFVRKGDSVEKGELIFSLLSPEIDAKLEQAKAGQKAAGALAKEAENGARSQQIQAAKDQWLKAKAAADLMNKTYQRVNNLYNDGVVAEQKRDEAKTQWQAAKYTESAAFQMYQLAQEGARDETKVAAAQKALMAAGAVAEVEAYAKDTQIHSWFSGEVAQVLLSSGELAPQGFPVVTVIDTQDAWAVLNVREDMLKHFEKGTQFEAYLPALDKSLIFKVTHIAVMGDFATWRSTDAAQGFDLRTFEVEARPVDTDETLRMGMSLVVEL